DNA from Plasmodium cynomolgi strain B DNA, chromosome 12, whole genome shotgun sequence:
GGAGTAATCTGAACGGTGAGGTCCACGGACGTTTGCGCAAACGATTCTAAAAACGATTCAGAAAATTTTCCTGTTCTGATGAAGCTTCCGCTCTCGCTCTCGCTCCTGCCGCTGCCTGCCCCCTAGTTGATCGCAATCGGCTCGGTGATATCCATGAGGTACTTCACTAGTCCCTCGTCGTATTCGGAGGGGTTCTGCTTCAGCCTGGGGAGGAGGGTTTTCCTAATAGTGTCGTGGTATTCATTGATGTCTCTAATGTCTTTAGTTGTCAGTATAGAAAAATcgagtagttttttttcatacggATAGAGAGTTAAATCTTCGAAGGAGTAGAATTCTGTGTTGTCTGTTTTCTTCTTGCTAATTACAAATTGCATGTTTTCGATTCTGACACCAAATTTATTTTCGAGGTAATATCCGGGTTCGTTTGAAAGTACCATATATGGTTGCAGTGGAGTGCCAGCTGTTGGTCCGATGGAGCAACCACCTTCATGGACGTTTAAGAATAACCCTACTCCATGTCCAGTTCCGTGATTATAATCGAGGAAGTGtttgaataaattttcacGTGCAATAAAATCTAGGGCCATAGAATTCGTGTAGCTGGCAAATATAACTTTTCTTAAATGTAGGTGACCTTTAAGTACTAGGgtgtatattttcttttcttccgctGTGGGTTCTCCAAAGTGCGTCGTTCTAGTTACATCTGTGGTTCCGTGTAAGTATTGTCCTCCCGAATCAAGGAGAAATATACTTGGCGTGATCTTCGCATTTGTTGATTCAGTAACTTCGTAGTGAATGACTGCAGCATTTGGTCCACTTGCCGAGATCGTTGCAAAGGAGGGGGAGATGTAATTTGGTTTGGTGGATCTGAAGTAatctactttattttttaaagacaTTTCCGTTTCGTTAAATAACTctttggtttttttcttttcatcaCACCAGTGAAAGAATTGTAAAAGTGCCAATGCATCTAGCACATGTGCTTCTTTCATGTTATCTATTTCGACGTCGTTTTTAACTGCCTTCATGGCAACAATGGGAGATTTTTCTAGCAATACTTTGTCCTTATTAAAAAGCATGTAGATCATTAGGTTAATATATGGGCTGAGAGAaatttcgtattttttctgCGAATTGGATTCTTTTTTGGTGAGTTCCTTGGAGGGGAGTGTATGAACTTCGCTTGCTTCTTTGCCTGCCTTGGTGAGTGCCATCGTTTTGGACGAGACGTTGTCCCTTAGATATTCGACTACCGTTTCATACTCCTTGACAGCCACGTTAACTGTGTTGAGGTGTCTGATGGAACTCGCGGAGAGGTTCTTCGATGCAGTGAATAGAatcatttttccaaattcgTCCTTTTCCCTATTGAACTCAAAGTAGAGGTACGCATAGAATAGAGGAGAAAAGGTGTAATCAAATCCACGTAGGTTTAAAATATAAGCAATTTCGTCTAACTCTGAGATTAATATCTTATCCACATTTGTTTTATCAAAGGAAAATGCTTGTCtgaatttttctaatttctGTCCTGAACATGCACCGTTAAATTTTCTGTCATGTATAAACACCTCCTTATTATTCACTTCATTGTTTTGTATTTCTACTAGGGACTTTTCTAAAATGATGAAGttgatattttcatttcttaCAATTTGATTCATGTCATTTTCGTAAatcactttttcttccactgTTTTGCCTGGATAAGTAGACTCTATTTtactctttaatttttcatagaAAGCGACGCTGGTGTTTTTTCCATCGACTGCAATATTGTTAAATTCAAGAGATGCAATTGTTTCGTATATTTCATCTCGGTTGGTAATTCTGCTAACTCGGATGGTAAAAATATCGTGGTTTAATTCTTTGTTCGCTTGTAATTCGTACAGTGCATTCACGTACATAATTTGCTTGTCCTTGGTAAGTATTAAGATACCGTCGGCTCCACTGTAGTTGCTCAAAtaaagtatttttttgtccttgtCGTTTATAATTTCTGAGTTGTGTTCGTCGCTGTTTATTAGGATGTACACATCTATGTTATTTTCCTGCATTACTTTCTTCAGGCTTGCGAGTCTCTCTTCGATGGGAGCTGCCATGGTGTCTCTATCTCCTTGTTGATCGTCACTCTGTTGTGGTTGCTGCGAGGCCTCCTCTCTCTGTTGCTGCAGTTGCGAGGTCGTTTCTGAGTCCTTCCACGCGCTTTCCTGGATGGAATCTCCCGCTACGCTGGAGATGCTTGCGCCGTTCTGCTGATAAATCTGagggaacttttttttgaagtacgAGGTGACTGACCTATTCGATGCTCCGTTCGCGTCTATTTTGTGCCTCCCGACGTTATTTGGGTTGTTCTGGCCTCCGTTGTTGCCTCCGTTGCTTCCTCGGTTGCTGCTTCCGTTGCCTCCTCGGTTGCCACCTACGTTGTTACTTCCGTTGCCGTAATTGGTGTACTTGTGTATCGAATTGATGTACGCAGAAACGTAGTTAACCCTATTCCCTTTGTAAAAGAAGTTTAAATGGAATACCATTAAAGAAGAAAGCGCGTAGAGAAGGGAATTCACACGCATATTGGGTAGCAGAGGTAGGAGATGAGAAGTGGGGGGTGGATGTTAAGGTGGGGGGGTGCCCCAATATGGAGAAGCTTAACTGCTTAGTAGCTCAACCGCTTGGTAGCTTAACCGATTGGTAGCTTAACCGCTTGGTAGATTAACCGCTTGGTAGCTTAACAGCTTGGTGACCCAACTGTCACCCTCTTAATAACCATACGTCACGCCTGCGCGAGCAACGCTGCTGCACAGCATATAAAACGTGCGGACgtaaattttcgaaaaaagtGCCGCAAAAAAAGCTTCCTAGCTAACACTTTAGAAGGCTAAGCTAAGCCAAGCGCCCCTGCGCTACGTAGAGTTGACTCTGGCCGACCTGGCCGCGGAAAATATGTACCATGCAGGTTAATACGTATGACATCTATGCACGTACGGATTACGTAGATGCATAGATGTAAATACGCACAGGTGAATATATAACtgtataaacaaaattgtaaaaaaaaaaaaaaaaaactactgtGGTGACATCAATTTGATCCCATCAAAACAATTTCATACGAAAcaaacatggaaaaaaaaaaaatcaaaaaatggttaaaaaaaattaaaaagtggtcgaaaaaaatagaggaaaaaaaaaaaagtttaaaaattccagtaagtagcaaaaaaaaaaaaaaacgtaaggAATCGCTAAAAAGATATGTACATTCATTTATGCAATTATAGTAATGCCTATggcaatatttatataatatatacaatatgTTGCGTAACTTTAATTACTAACCTGCAGTAACCGCATGGAGAAACGcgggcgagaaaaaaaaaaaaaaaaaaaaacgattatACAATTCCcgacatttttaataagcaataataaaaaaaaaaaaaaaaaatgccatatAAGTAGAGTGacacttcttcctccttcacttTTTCCCCACGTACGGGTGCATCTGCGGAAGAACCACTTGTGGGGGGTGCGGACATCTATATAACTACACCCCATCGATTCGAACCCTCTCTACTTCCAATTCCCAAACGGGGCGCCCCaccatacatacatatataacatatacatatatatataatatatacatacatatgtattttatatgtatatgcccGCACAACTGCCCCGTGCACTTCACCCTTTCTATTAAATTGAAATTGTTCCACTTCGCGAGTCATGCAATGCCATATAAATTCACTAAACCACTAGTGCTGCAAAATTGGGATTATCTTTCACTCCTGTGCGGGGCCGTTAAAGTGAGCGTCCCTTTCGTTGCTGGCTTTTTTCCGAAAAGGCTGAAGGGAGGAAATGGAAGCGATCCCCCAGATCAGCTAAGTATGAACCCGCGATATGCCCTCACGCACGCACGTATGGATgatgtacacaaaaatgtgggCAAAATTGGCATGTACGCAAGTACACAAAATAGAAGGGTATAAATTCCCCtgctctaaaaaaaaaaaaaaaataaataaatcgTCGTAACGGGGGACCAGGGAAGGGTACTACACGAATATAGAACACAACAGAAGGGGGGTTAAATGCGGCCACAAACCTTTATTGCATAACTTGGAGACGCACAAAATGCCCCCTTACGATAAAATTTGGAACCACATGATGATGCCGCTGCTTAATCTTTCGCAAGTAATGATGGGGCGCTATTTTGCGTAGCTCCTGCATTGCCACGCGGGGCGTTTTTATACCCTATGTTAGCAGCATACCTTtgtggaaatattttcatgtatTAGCGGCCAACGTGGAGCAAAGCTGTCATTCCCTCCTTACATCATGAAGGAAGTTCATCATGTTGTGGCACAGGTACCTTTGTGCGTGCGCGTGGACTTATGCACCTACATGTATGATCAGATAATACTTTCTttggaaaattattatctaaaaaagggaaaaagtgtATGGGTTTTTAACGCTCCATGTTCATATCTCTTAAGCCCAACGGATGAATAATTTCCCTCCCCCACCCTTTGCCAATTTATACACACAAATTATAACGGTACTAATGTAAGCCCTTCAAAAAAAGTCCATATCTATGACTATACTGTTTTCCTTTTGAGCAAATCGCAGCTTGCATATCTTCGTTGCAACCGCGATTGTGTAGGCTCTTCACTGATTTCGCTCTATTCAGCTGATTGACGCATGCGTGCACGTGTGTTTTCATGGCTTCGTTCCTGTGTTCGCCTACCTTTATCACGTATAAAATAAGAGGCacattaaaaagggggtcccccacccccctttgAAAGCTCCGTTGGGGGGCTGAAggcgtccttttttttttttaatcttggTTCTACCCGCATCTTAATACTTGTTCACCCCAATCCATTCGACTTAACCCCTCTACCGCCACCGCATAAGGgtccccccaaatggtacACCATAAGACTGATCAAGCGGTTAAATCCGATTTGGCATTTCGCGAGGGAGTAATTTGTTCCCGTTGAAGAGACGCCAAATGGGAGAGTGGATTTATTGCCGTGGTGTGTTTTTGCTTTGCTGGCGAGTGCTCTAAAAAGATTTACTACATTATTACGTTGTTACTTTACTGCTTAGCtgttttgctatttttttgcgtgcctCCCTTTAAGTCCATATTGTGATAGTTTTACGTGCCTTCTGCGAAATGCCCCTCTTCCCCCCGAGGGATGGAAGTGacctttcttcttcccctatAATGGGTTTCACTACTTAAGGTGTTATCTATTCTCGCACAACACTGttatgttttgtttttaccaGTTTGCTTGACTGGACAggtaaaaatgtttttttctcaccccATCTCCCCGGTATTAGCATTTCCTAAGGCACTTCATGGATGACCCTTCTGGGGGGTGCATACTGTATTGGTGTTCCCCCAACTGAGTTATATCTTAAGCggtgaagtttttttttttttttttgtcctattttttttttgggtggcTACTCCTTTAGGGTAGAAACtttccccaaatgggttTTACTATATGTGGAAGGAGCTTCCAAAAAAGTTAAACGAAGAAATGTTCCTTAACCGAGTGGGTCATTCAGAAACGGCATTGTTATGTGTAGG
Protein-coding regions in this window:
- a CDS encoding peptidase (putative), with protein sequence MAAPIEERLASLKKVMQENNIDVYILINSDEHNSEIINDKDKKILYLSNYSGADGILILTKDKQIMYVNALYELQANKELNHDIFTIRVSRITNRDEIYETIASLEFNNIAVDGKNTSVAFYEKLKSKIESTYPGKTVEEKVIYENDMNQIVRNENINFIILEKSLVEIQNNEVNNKEVFIHDRKFNGACSGQKLEKFRQAFSFDKTNVDKILISELDEIAYILNLRGFDYTFSPLFYAYLYFEFNREKDEFGKMILFTASKNLSASSIRHLNTVNVAVKEYETVVEYLRDNVSSKTMALTKAGKEASEVHTLPSKELTKKESNSQKKYEISLSPYINLMIYMLFNKDKVLLEKSPIVAMKAVKNDVEIDNMKEAHVLDALALLQFFHWCDEKKKTKELFNETEMSLKNKVDYFRSTKPNYISPSFATISASGPNAAVIHYEVTESTNAKITPSIFLLDSGGQYLHGTTDVTRTTHFGEPTAEEKKIYTLVLKGHLHLRKVIFASYTNSMALDFIARENLFKHFLDYNHGTGHGVGLFLNVHEGGCSIGPTAGTPLQPYMVLSNEPGYYLENKFGVRIENMQFVISKKKTDNTEFYSFEDLTLYPYEKKLLDFSILTTKDIRDINEYHDTIRKTLLPRLKQNPSEYDEGLVKYLMDITEPIAIN